Genomic DNA from Solanum dulcamara chromosome 4, daSolDulc1.2, whole genome shotgun sequence:
GTTATCTTTTATCTACATGGTAATTAGTTTTTAGTATAAACTACTCTTTTATTCTTGAAGTGTCTTTTTAATTACTGGTTAAATTGGTCTTTACATGAATTGGTATGTTTTGCTGGCTAGTGACAACAAACAATCTGTTGATCTAACTAATAATGGAATTGGAGCAGTTATTgccttttttaattaaaaatgaagagTAGTTATAATCATTGTTAACAAACTTATCTTCCTGTATTTTGCAACTAATAAAGAGAGGTGGAAAATCTCAGCATCCTTTTAATATATCTTGCAGTTTTTACTATAAAGGTGTTTTCTTCCATGCTTTCATTTCATGGAGAAAGCAAAAAGAAGATTTGTAGTATTGCTATCACGTATCACCAATCTCAATCATAGTAAGACTAATTTGTTAATATAGCACTACCTGTTAGTATTTGTtttcaacttcaacttcatTTGATAATTTTGCTCTTAATACATGTAACTGTAGTGATTTGAATGTACACTATGGTAATTTGATGAcatatttcatttgataattTTGCTCTTAATACATGTAAATGTAGTGATTTGAATGTACACTATGATAATTTAATGACATAAAGCATACATCATAGATACATTCAAATTCTAAAATCAAAGAATCAAGTTGGCCAGTACATTAGACATTCATGTCGACTCCTCCATTAGTCATCTCAACAAGTACCTAATCAAGCAATATAGAAGCAGATGTTGTAATTGGGGAAGTAGTTGTGCTTCTTGTTGCTGTAATTGGTGAAGTGGTTGTGCTTGTTGTTGTGATACACCAGAGCATTTGAGTCCTTCAGAATTAGAAAAACCACTCAAACTAGAGTCACTACCAAAGGATAAACTATAAAAGACTGTTTATGTTAGTTTTTTGGGACCATTATATTTGttcactttacttacctgtaAGCATAATTATAGGTATAAATGCAAGGGTTTCATATTGGACGCGTGATTGATTTTACTGTAACAACAAGCACAATTTTTTTCCCAATTACAGCAGCAACAAGCATAATTGTTTCACtagttacaacaacaacaagcacAACCGCTTTACCAACGACAGCAGAAACAACCACAACCAGTATAATTAGCGAAGCAGTTGTGCTATTTGCTATTGTAATTGGAGAAGTGGTTGTGCTTGTTGTTGCTAAAGTTGGGGAAGTGATTGTGCTTGCTGCTGTTGTAATTGGTGTAGCAATTGTGTTGGATGCTGATCTAATTGGGAAAACGGTTGTGATTGTTGTTgtagtcaaataaatcatgcaTCCAATACGAACCCCTTGAATTCGcacctataattattttaacaggtaagtaaagtgaaaaaatataatGATTATTCCAACAGGTTAACATAATCCATCTTATGTACCTTATCCTTTGGTAGTGCCTCCAGTTTGACTTGTTCTGAAGGATTCAAATACGCTGTTGGATCACTTCGCACTATTGCGTTCCAGAATTTGGGAGATACAGTACCCACAACCAAAATTGCTCTTGGATTTGTTGCTACAATCAACAACTTAATCTCTCGCACCATCGATAAGATAATATAATGattctccaggtcatttttgagtaAATGGATTCTTTTTGTTATTTAGAGTGCTTCTATAACGAccccaggtcatttatgactttctgGCACTAACTATTTAGTTGTCTAATCGTTCTTTTGGGATATATGTCCGTTTCCCTGTTTTgaagcttttgaaacttgaatagCTGATTTTGGTCAAAACGTCAAGTAAACGACTCCAGAACATAATTTTAACGGTTCCATCATCTATGGAAAAGTTATTTTAGGAtcgtagcatggtcggcataaGCCTAAGGCTTTCAGTGTAAGTTTGgaccattaggcattttagcctttaaaatttggcttaagtttgaccttggtcaacattcttaaaaaacacgctcgaataaaaattttgacaacgcggttagttctagaatgtcaagtttggttaGAAACGACCTTTCGTGCACTTCCTGAGGCTTCTGGTCTAATATTGAGGCCTCTTGTGAAATTGGCTAAAAAGACATttgagtgtgggacccacttttgttcaaaatgacctcgtatagaAATTTTTACAGtgtcattgagtctggaatgtcgaATTTGATGAAATAGCATAGTCTGTTTGTGCGCACGGGATTttgaatgaatcccgagcacctCGTCAAAGATTAGACAATACCAAAGTTTGATGTTGCAGCAGTTGCTGGTACAGGCCACATTTAGCCTTCACGCTCGCGAGCCCCCTTGGCCGCATTCACGAAGCCTGATCCCCCAGGCCTTCACGTTCGCAAGGAGTCCTCCGCGATTGCGAGGGTCTGACTAGTTGACTCTCCGCGATCGCGAAGTGCAATTTTCTAGCGGCCCGCGATTGCGAGCCTAGGGCTTCGTGATCACGAAGAGTGATTCATCTGGTCTCGTAAATAAAAGACCAGACGTGATCAACAACTATGGAAAATTCAGTTGACGATTTCTCTCTCATTTCAAGTCAGAATTTGGTGATTCGAAGTCCGGGGTGTTTGTAAAGTTCGTGGCTATGTGGATAACTAATCGTAAAGTGTCGAGGACCAGTCATTCGAAGTAAAAAATGAGCTTGAACCTGCTGTCATAGTCTCTTTCCATAGCTAAAATGGTGATTTGGTTGCATGTTTGGTTTTCTGCTATTTCGAGCCccaaattgtgttccatttgTTTGATGTTGCAGCAGTTGCTGGTACAGGCCATATTTGGCCTTCACGCTCACAAGACCCCTTGGCCGAATTCACGAAGCCTGATCCCCCAGGCCTTCGCGTTCGCAAGGAGTCCTTGCGATCGTGAGGGTCTAACTAGTTGACTCTCCGCGATCGCGAAGTGCAATTTTTCAGTGGACCGCGATTGTGAGCTTAGGGCTCCGTGATCACGAAGAGTGATTCGTTTGGTCTcgtaaataaaatatcaaacgTGATCAACAGCTATGGGAAAACTCAGTTGACGATTTCTCTCTCGTTTCAAGTCGGAATTTGGTGATTCGAAGTCCGAGGTGTTTCTCTACAATAAGAAAGAGAAACAGAGAAGAGAGATGAATGTTGATGGAATAATTTCTAAGTTTATAAGGACTAGAACATTCATGGAGAGTCTTGTCTCTCCTATGATTGGCAAGGGAACTGAGGGTGGTGACTATATCACTTGATTCCGTATTCTGAGATGATGCTGTACCCAGGTATTAccgatatttttatgatttcttatttattttatttgttcctCGTATTTGATTCAGTAAGAAccataaagttttatgaatggttTACTCGTGTAAATGATAGATAGTCCTCTCGTCCTCGTAGAGTTTTGTGATGATAATTATTTAGTCCTGAACAAAATATACAGTGATGGACTGTATTACATGGAAAGGAAAAAACTCGAGTTTGACTCTTGCACTAATTGTCTAATTCAGTATCACAAATACTGGTGCTTTGAATTTCCTGATGAATCTTGTTTGAATCATGAGTTAATCTCACGAGGACTAATATAAATTtgttatgctcaaaatacagaAATAACATTTTGTGTTGCTACCTGCTTGATTGTGTAATTGTCTCGCATAAGTGATTACTCTGCTGCAATTttgatcaatttacttgaagtcaTGAAGAGCTCTAGTCTCTTGGTGTTTTGCTTGTACCACCCTCAATCTACCAGTTAaaatctaattaggttaaaGTAAGGTAATTCCGTATCCATGTTGAAGGATAATCACTCTCTATTCCCTCTATATCTTTGCTGACTTGCTTCTCTCAACTCTCATTCCAGCTTAAGGGTTTTA
This window encodes:
- the LOC129884940 gene encoding uncharacterized protein LOC129884940, with the translated sequence MVREIKLLIVATNPRAILVVGTVSPKFWNAIVRSDPTAYLNPSEQVKLEALPKDKVRIQGVRIGCMIYLTTTTITTVFPIRSASNTIATPITTAASTITSPTLATTSTTTSPITIANSTTASLIILVVVVSAVVGKAVVLVVVVTSETIMLVAAVIGKKIVLVVTVKSITRPI